One part of the Janthinobacterium sp. 17J80-10 genome encodes these proteins:
- the rplL gene encoding 50S ribosomal protein L7/L12, which produces MAISKEDILEAVGALSVMELNDLVKAFEEKFGVSAAAMAVAGPAGGGAAAAAEEQTEFTVVLSEIGANKVGVIKAVREITGLGLKEAKDLVDGAPKPVKEGLPKAEAEAAKKKLEEAGAKADLK; this is translated from the coding sequence ATGGCAATTAGCAAAGAAGATATCCTGGAAGCCGTAGGCGCGCTGTCCGTGATGGAACTGAATGACCTGGTCAAGGCATTCGAAGAAAAATTCGGCGTGTCCGCTGCAGCAATGGCTGTCGCTGGTCCTGCTGGCGGCGGCGCTGCTGCTGCTGCTGAAGAACAAACCGAATTCACGGTCGTTCTGAGCGAAATCGGCGCCAACAAGGTCGGCGTCATTAAAGCCGTCCGCGAAATCACCGGTCTGGGCCTGAAAGAAGCCAAGGATCTGGTTGACGGTGCACCGAAGCCAGTCAAGGAAGGCCTGCCGAAAGCTGAAGCTGAAGCTGCCAAGAAGAAGCTGGAAGAAGCTGGCGCCAAGGCCGACCTCAAGTAA